One genomic region from Vicia villosa cultivar HV-30 ecotype Madison, WI unplaced genomic scaffold, Vvil1.0 ctg.001623F_1_1, whole genome shotgun sequence encodes:
- the LOC131636061 gene encoding suppressor of RPS4-RLD 1-like — translation MNYFEICDLISNGIRRYNVIECDSMIQKGLENTVKDYDVALDLELDSINKLLTQCLAFYQVTGNTIMDRIDFYVTETFGVGASNYEGDPL, via the exons atgaattacTTTGAAATTTGTGACTTGATTAGCAATGGAATTAGGAGATACAATGTTATTGAATGTGACTCTATGATACAAAAGGGCCTTGAAAACACT GTCAAGGATTATGATGTTGCACTGGACTTGGAATTGGACTCAATCAATAAGCTCTTGACCCAATGTCTTGCCTTTTATCAG GTTACTGGTAATACTATTATGGATCGTATTGATTTTTATGTAACTGAAACTTTTGGGGTTGGAGCTAGCAATTATGAAGGCGATCCATTATAG
- the LOC131636051 gene encoding putative F-box/FBD/LRR-repeat protein At1g78760, protein MKTRRRSYNSDENRERISDLPDCVLIHILSTLNTKQTVQTCILSARWKNLWKLIPVISLDSFYFKSVKGFNEFVSRILFLRDDKTSLYALNFYYRHINNHLLKRVMKYAFSHNVKVLKILMGSCYESFPLCYFSSHTLTSLNITVSEWRRTIFPNSLNFPVLTNLSIRSFVFRSSGDNGFVEPFSAFKCLNTLIIDSCEIHDGEKLFISSATLVNLTIKMFPFSYKFELSTPNLCSFDFTGIPIQKLSESNNSLSSIKHVNIDVKIEYPEQNYPLILLNWLTELALMESLTVSSKTLQILYLVPNLWNIDFPCLRNLKSLKIKNYGPSPISYGVDDFLLQKAPSAKKSIIDL, encoded by the exons ATGAAAACAAGGAGACGAAGTTACAATTCTGATGAAAATCGAGAGAGAATCAGTGATTTACCTGATTGTGTTTTAATTCACATATTGTCCACTTTGAACACCAAACAGACTGTTCAAACTTGCATCCTCTCTGCAAGATGGAAGAATCTCTGGAAGCTTATTCCAGTTATTTCCTTGGATTCTTTTTACTTCAAGAGTGTCAAGGGTTTCAATGAATTTGTTTCTCGAATTTTGTTTTTACGCGATGACAAAACATCACTGTACGCTCTCAATTTTTATTACCGCCATATCAACAATCACCTGCTCAAAAGGGTTATGAAATATGCATTTTCACACAATGTCAAGGTATTGAAGATATTGATGGGTTCTTGTTATGAATCATTTCCACTTTGCTACTTTTCTTCTCATACTTTAACTTCTCTTAACATTACTGTCAGTGAGTGGAGGAGGACAATATTTCCAAATTCTCTTAATTTTCCAGTGTTAACCAACCTGTCTATACGGTCATTTGTCTTTCGCAGCAGTGGTGATAATGGCTTTGTTGAGCCCTTTTCGGCATTTAAATGTTTGAATACTTTGATCATTGACAGTTGTGAAATTCATGATGGAGAAAAGCTCTTCATATCAAGTGCCACACTTGttaatttaacaattaaaatgttTCCTTTTTCTTACAAATTTGAGTTATCTACCCCGAATCTGTGTAGCTTTGATTTTACGGGCATTCCTATTCAAAAACTCAGCGAGAGCAATAACAGTCTCTCATCTATCAAACATGTAAATATTGATGTAAAAATAGAATATCCTGAACAAAATTATCCCTTGATTCTACTTAATTGGCTAACCGAACTTGCTCTTATGGAATCATTGACGGTATCTTCAAAGACGCTTCag ATTCTCTACTTAGTTCCGAATTTATGGAATATTGATTTCCCTTGCTTACGTAACTTGAAgtcattgaaaattaaaaattacggACCTTCGCCAATATCTTATGGAGTAGACGACTTCTTGCTTCAAAAGGCACCGTCTGCAAAGAAATCAATCATTGATTTGTAA
- the LOC131636050 gene encoding uncharacterized protein LOC131636050, which produces MDGNSLRSVHPELYEASLLKGVVVGVMGGWIDGNWVWGDLDIPEAFLMERGLEGKNILLLESLSQYVGPKETMENDDVWWIGSDGADLSVASCYEFYERSLIPFGPYGKHDEAYRHMWKADVPFKIKVFGWRLLLDRLHTKELLVRRGIPFPLEKFCCTLCEYGVENRKHFFFGCRVVKEIWNEIALWVGKVGGVEDECLSNFMD; this is translated from the coding sequence ATGGATGGAAATTCTTTAAGAAGTGTTCATCCGGAGTTATATGAGGCTTCTCTCTTAAAAGGGGTAGTGGTTGGGGTGATGGGAGGATGGATAGATGGAAATTGGGTTTGGGGTGATCTCGACATACCCGAAGCTTTTTTGATGGAGAGGGGGTTGGAGGGGAAGAATATTTTATTACTGGAGAGTTTATCGCAATATGTAGGTCCGAAGGAGACTATGGAGAACGATGATGTGTGGTGGATTGGGAGTGATGGAGCGGATTTATCTGTGGCATCTTGTTATGAATTCTACGAGAGGAGCTTAATACCTTTCGGACCTTATGGCAAGCATGATGAGGCTTATCGCCATATGTGGAAAGCCGATGTGCCTTTTAAAATTAAGGTGTTTGGTTGGAGACTTCTTCTTGATAGGCTTCATACTAAAGAGCTATTGGTTCGTAGAGGTATCCCTTTCCCTTTAGAAAAATTTTGTTGTACATTGTGTGAGTATGGTGTAGAAAATAGGAAGcatttcttttttggttgtaGAGTGGTTAAAGAGATTTGGAATGAAATAGCTCTTTGGGTGGGTAAAGTGGGTGGAGTGGAGGATGAATGTCTAtcgaattttatggattga